One part of the Camelus dromedarius isolate mCamDro1 chromosome 33, mCamDro1.pat, whole genome shotgun sequence genome encodes these proteins:
- the IL37 gene encoding interleukin-37 translates to MLKMSFLEENPGVTMDSEDQERDDPQCCSEDPARDALELGPSLTSVSSAHSSPRVKAKGPEKFSIHDGDHKVLVLDSGTLRAVPYKTYILPETFFVLASHVGSPCEKKGSPIFLAVSKGELCLCCEKNKGQLHPSLLLKKKNLSDLAAQKEPACPPFTFYRAKVGSKNTLESAAHPGWFVCTSCNAWEPVGMTNTRGRKKHTEFSFHPVCKAEMSPSEVSECAAAPSDAFLSLTP, encoded by the exons ATGTTGAAAATGTCCTTTTTGGAGGAGAACCCAGGTGTGACTATGGATTCTGAAGACCAGGAAAGAGACGATCCTCAGTGCTGCTCAGAAG ATCCCGCCAGAGATGCCCTGGAGCTGGGCCCCAGCCTCACCTCCGTGAGCTCTGCCCACTCAA GTCCAAGAGTGAAGGCCAAAGGTCCGGAGAAATTCAGTATCCATGACGGGGATCACAAAGTCCTGGTCCTGGACTCTGGGACGCTGAGAGCTGTTCCGTATAAAACCTACATTCTCCCAG AGACCTTCTTTGTACTTGCCTCCCACGTGGGCTCACCTTGTGAGAAGAAAGGAAGCCCCATTTTCCTGGCCGTCTCTAAAGGAGAGCTGTGTCTCTGCTGCGAGAAGAACAAAGGGCAGCTCCATCCATCCCTGCTGCTGAAG aaaaagaatctttctgaCTTGGCTGCCCAGAAGGAACCAGCATGTCCGCCCTTCACCTTTTATAGGGCTAAGGTGGGCTCCAAGAACACGCTGGAGTCAGCTGCCCACCCCGGATGGTTCGTTTGCACCTCCTGCAATGCCTGGGAACCTGTTGGAATGACAAATACTCGAGGGAGAAAGAAACACACTGAGTTTTCATTTCACCCAGTTTGCAAAGCTGAAATGAGCCCCAGTGAGGTCAGCGAGTGCGCAGCTGCCCCATCAGACGCCTTCCTGTCCTTAACTCCTTAA